In Octopus bimaculoides isolate UCB-OBI-ISO-001 chromosome 14, ASM119413v2, whole genome shotgun sequence, the following are encoded in one genomic region:
- the LOC106867707 gene encoding uncharacterized protein LOC106867707, protein MYSSSQPQSLNSKQPDMYCTPVLQKYNTQLSEMNKSALSPMYSRAQAAQRYNMSQMYGTPPSQMYNVPQLDMYNSPHQSSVYISQPSQMYSSPQSSMYGTPQTQMHGAAQAQMYGSQLSKMYASPQAQMYATPQSQMYGSQLAKMYSTPPSQMNSLPLAQYDKQEQQISKAAQLPESSGSLPKKYTSPQSPKSSSPLSPKYSTPPTAECTSPLSKMYKSSQSLLSSTLPSELYNTPQSAKCSTPPLQVYNRQQPDVFGTPETQMCSLSQSDVYKMQCSQRYNMLQSPLYNTPPTQLYSSPLLYNTSPMSQLNNMTQPQLYSTPQSTAYSKSQAQEYSTAHAQRYALSQAPQEYTLTFGSTLHSDTEITDFLKVARSFVVKDQKELETTNRDPTSTTKFKMHAQDSYSIRTHNTKSPRDNKNPLES, encoded by the exons ATGTATAGCAGCTCACAACCACAATCATTGAATTCTAAACAGCCAGACATGTACTGTACACCTGTGTTGCAAAAATATAACACACAGCtgtctgaaatgaataaaagtgcACTGTCACCTATGTACAGTAGGGCTCAGGCAGCACAACGCTACAACATGTCGCAGATGTATGGCACACCCCCTTCACAGATGTACAATGTACCACAGCTAGACATGTACAATTCTCCACACCAGTCATCGGTGTACATCTCTCAGCCGTCTCAAATGTACAGCTCACCACAATCATCAATGTATGGTACACCACAGACTCAGATGCATGGTGCAGCACAGGCGCAAATGTATGGTAGTCAATTGTCTAAAATGTATGCCTCTCCTCAGGCACAGATGTATGCTACTCCCCAGTCGCAAATGTATGGCTCGCAGCTCGCCAAAATGTACAGTACTCCACCTTCACAGATGAACAGCCTACCACTTGCACAATACgacaaacaagaacagcaaaTAAGCAAAGCAGCACAATTGCCAGAAAGCAGTGGATCTCTACCCAAGAAGTACACCAGTCCACAGTCACCAAAAAGTTCTTCACCGTTGTCACCAAAATACAGTACTCCACCAACTGCTGAATGTACTTCACCGCTGTCAAAAATGTACAAATCATCGCAATCCTTATTGAGCAGCACATTGCCATCAGAGCTGTACAATACACCTCAGTCGGCAAAGTGCAGCACACCACCATTGCAGGTTTATAACAGACAGCAGCCTGACGTCTTTGGTACACCGGAGACGCAAATGTGCAGTTTGTCACAGTCAGATGTCTACAAGATGCAGTGTTCACAGCGGTATAACATGCTACAGTCACCACTGTACAACACGCCACCAACACAGCTGTACAGCTCTCCTTTGCTGTACAACACCTCGCCAATGTCGCAGTTGAACAACATGACACAACCTCAGCTGTACAGCACACCACAATCTACTGCTTACTCCAAATCACAGGCTCAGGAATACAGTACAGCACACGCCCAGAGATATGCTCTCTCTCAGGCGCCTCAG GAATATACTCTGACATTTGGAAGCACTCTCCATAGTGACACAGAAATAACTGACTTCCTGAAAGTTGCCAGGTCCTTTGTTGTCAAAGATCAAAAGGAGCTGGAAACGACTAACAGGGATCCAACATCAACAACTAAATTCAAAATGCATGCACAGGATTCTTATTCCATCAGAACACATAATACCAAAAGTCCAAGAGATAATAAGAATCCCTTAGAAAGTTAA